In Sphingobacterium sp. R2, the genomic stretch ATAAAACTGGATCACCAGTACCGTTAGTAATTAGTATTCAGGCGTGTTTGTTTGTCCTCATCTATTTTTTGGATCTACTCTTTGAATTAAAGATCGTTTCGCAAAGCTTTCTGGAACCTTTAGTGAGAGGAATGAGCCTACCAAGTAGTTTTTCGCGTTTTCTCGAACAGCCATGGTCTTTGTTTACATCAAATTTTGTGTATGTAAAACTTTGGACTATACTCTTCGAAAGCTTATGGCTCTATTGGGTCGGTCAGATTTTTTTTACTTTCTTAAACAAAAGGCAGTTTTTATTTATTTATATCACCTCTTGGCTATTCGGCGGTATCCTCTACGTGGGATTCGGATCGCTTCTTCCGATGTCCAGCGATTTACAGCTCATGGGCGGATCGCTCCCTCTGGCAGCGGTATTGGCGGCTATTGTCACGTTAGTTCCCAAGTACGAATTACGTTTACTGCTTATTGGTAATATCAAATTAAAATTAATAGCCATCATTTATTTTGGGTTGGAATTCCTGGCCCTCACCCTGACAAACCGTCCCGCGGCCATTTCCTATTTTGCGGTTATTTTGTTTGGAATGGGATTCACCTATGCATTAAAATCGGGGATGGACTGGTCCACAATATTCCAGAAAAAGCAAAATAAGCCTGCAAAAATGAAAGTTGTTGTAGGCAACAACATACAGACAAATCGGAAACATCGTTATGACCTGCCCAATCAGGCCGAAATCGATGCCATTTTAGATAAAATTTCTGTTTCTGGCTACGACAGTCTAACGAATCCCGAAAAAGAAACGCTCTTTAGGGCAAGCAACAGTGGTG encodes the following:
- a CDS encoding rhomboid family intramembrane serine protease, which encodes MNNIGLKDFWRQTYKTGSPVPLVISIQACLFVLIYFLDLLFELKIVSQSFLEPLVRGMSLPSSFSRFLEQPWSLFTSNFVYVKLWTILFESLWLYWVGQIFFTFLNKRQFLFIYITSWLFGGILYVGFGSLLPMSSDLQLMGGSLPLAAVLAAIVTLVPKYELRLLLIGNIKLKLIAIIYFGLEFLALTLTNRPAAISYFAVILFGMGFTYALKSGMDWSTIFQKKQNKPAKMKVVVGNNIQTNRKHRYDLPNQAEIDAILDKISVSGYDSLTNPEKETLFRASNSGDKVDG